The Candidatus Poribacteria bacterium genomic sequence TGAAGCAACCTGGGCAGGCTTTGCCTGTTCAGGTTGGCCCAATTTTAAAGGGAAAGGAAAACTATGCGAATTATTTTGATCTTTTTAACAGCGTTGTTTCCCTTCTCACTTCCAGCCCAGGATAAACTTGCTTTCTGTGAAAAGGGGGATATATATATAGCGGAGATAGATGTGAGAAACGAGATACGCAATATCCGAAATATCACGAACCATCCTGCTGGAGATTACAACCCCATTTGGTCACCTGATGGGAGAAAGATCGCTTTCATCTCAACTAGAGATGGATTTTTCACGGTCTACATAACAGACCCATACGGTGGAAACCCCCGCCTTCTCAACAAGAAAATAAAGGAGGCATCTGATCTCAACTGGTATCCTGATGGGAAGAGGATATTAGTAGATGGGAAATTACCCGAAGGCAAGAGGATGTTAAGGTACCTCTTAGTCGTGGACATTGAGGGGAAGATACTAGATAAGATCTCTTTCAGAGGCTCATTCCCGGTTTGTTTTAAGCTCTCCCCTGATGGCAGATACATAGCTTGTCATGACATATTAAAACATAATATCAGCATCATAGATACAGATACCTGGCGATTGAGGGGGATAACAGGCAGAGATGAGTGGGGAGGCTCTATGGATTGGTTGAATGAGAAGGTGATTGTGTTTGCTCGCCCAGAGGGAGGGAAGTGGTATATGATCCTATTAGCTTTAGATGGGAGAACTATTCGAAAATATGCTTTGGAGGGTTTTATCTATGCTAATTATCCAGCATGTTCTCCGGATGGCAATCGGATCATCTTTGAAGGATCTGAGAAGAAGGGGAAGTGGTTTCTCTATGTGTTGGATCTCAACAGCGGTAGGATAAAAAACACAGGGGTTAAAGGTTCTCGTCCGGATTGGTGGGGAAATTTTACATCTGTGAAGCCATTGAACCTACTTAACACCCTCTGGTCATTGATCAAGAGGGGAGAGGTCAAATGAACAAGGAGGTTAGGTAAGATGCGCAGCATAAGGAGGAACAAGGAGGCGATGGGGTTTGTGATCCTCACAATCCTCCTGTCGCTTACCTTCATCGTCAGCATCGTTTATGCAGCTTCCAGCTCAGGAAGCTGGAAAGGTGTAAATTACACGGTCTCCGTCTGGAACCTGGTCTACAGATCGGATTACCAAGCTCTCTACAGCAGTCACTCCGCTTTCCTGAACAACCTGGTGGGCGGTGTTACGGCCTGTATCACCTATACGCTTGAAGGGCCGGACTCTTCTCATATCGCTACCAATACTCTCTATCCCAGCGGCCCAGACTTTTATGACTCCAGACAAATGTATGTAGATGTGAGTGATCTAGCCCCTAATACTTATTCTATGGAGGCGGAGACAAGGGTTCAACTCTTTGAAGGAAATGACTCCTATCAGGACACCGCCAACATAACAGGTAGTTTTACCAAGGAATGACATCAAAGACAGGAGGCAAGTTATAATGCTTGCCTCCTAGAATCATTTTTTAGGGAGTGCAATAAATAGGGATTAGAGCAGATCCTATAAGGCCTCGTGAATAACACGACATTGCACACCCTAATCATTTTCTAGATGAGGTGTTGCGATGAAATATCGATTTATTCCCCTTCTGTTTCTCCTCTTAATGCTCCCTACTCTGTCTAAGGAGGATATGGTCGCCTTCTCTCTTATTAATGAGAACACATCCTCCATCGGAATCCTTGACCTGCGCGATGGAAGGGAAGAGATCCTTACTCCACCAAATCTGTATTTCAATCCATCATGGTCTCCTGATGGAAGCGAAATCGTCTTTTATCAATGGCAATTTCCTCAGATAGCTTATATTGTCGACTTACA encodes the following:
- a CDS encoding PD40 domain-containing protein, whose amino-acid sequence is MRIILIFLTALFPFSLPAQDKLAFCEKGDIYIAEIDVRNEIRNIRNITNHPAGDYNPIWSPDGRKIAFISTRDGFFTVYITDPYGGNPRLLNKKIKEASDLNWYPDGKRILVDGKLPEGKRMLRYLLVVDIEGKILDKISFRGSFPVCFKLSPDGRYIACHDILKHNISIIDTDTWRLRGITGRDEWGGSMDWLNEKVIVFARPEGGKWYMILLALDGRTIRKYALEGFIYANYPACSPDGNRIIFEGSEKKGKWFLYVLDLNSGRIKNTGVKGSRPDWWGNFTSVKPLNLLNTLWSLIKRGEVK